From the Dermacentor variabilis isolate Ectoservices chromosome 5, ASM5094787v1, whole genome shotgun sequence genome, the window GCAATTTTTCGTTTTCCGTCTGAACTTGTGCTAGTTAGAACTTACAGCAAGAGAACCCTGGCTTATCATATCTCTTCGCAGACATACTCGAAGCAGGTCCTCGTTTCCGTTACTGACAGTGCTTAGAAGTGCACGACACCTACGATAACGCCACATGTACGATACCAACCTGAAGAGTGGGGCATGAAACTTATACCGTATATCAAATCACCCAAGACACCACGTAAACCACGTAAGCTAAACACATCTCACTAATATTGCGATGTAGGGGCTTCTCGAAATGCGACGAGGTAAAGAAACGATCGTCACTTGTGCTGCACGCTTGCTGTCATTTATTTTGTTTGGCTTTCTCTGCTAACACAGTAGAATTGTGCAAGCTTGCCATGTTTCTCAAAGCCAAACTTtccaacatcttttttttttgtcttaacgCTCTAGACAACATTGTCATCAGTATGCTCAACTGTATTGCCAACTGTTCGTAGGTGTAGCTTTTGAAGTAATCAACCCGAAATTAGGGCATACAGGCGGAAGATGATGAGCCTTGCGGTATGCGGCAGCATCACACACGATAACGAGCCTTCGCCGTCATGCAAGAGCGGACATTCAAAAGGTCATGTCATAGACCATTCGGATCTTGTTTTATATATACAAACAAGAAATCTATGATGTTCTCATTTTAGAACGAAGACTAATACGCGCCTCAAGCACAATCTCGGGGTAACGGTTACCCTGCCAGTTTTGATCAACTCTCGGCAACCAATTTGCGCCTTCAGAAAAAGTATTTTCTCGCATTTGTGGATATATGAGCCCATACTTTTTTATATTTACACAGATTTACTGTACTCACCTCTTAAACAAGtacgctttcttttgtttcccgAGTGTTTCTGAAGCGGCTTATTATGTCATTGACCAAAGCTTCAAAATGCGTGGTCGGCCTCCTCGCCATAGGTGTTAAAATTTGCGAGACAATCGCTTTAACGACTTCACTAGTGTACGGTAGCTATTTTTGAAGCGGTCTGAAATATACATAGATTCAACTTGGAATATGCAGCGCTTCTGCTCACAACTGCAACATGGCTTTTTGGGAGACCGACGATGGCACTATGGCAAGACCTAAGTCGGTAAATGAAGTTCCTCCATTGAACACAACAACCTTCCTTTAGCCATTATAAAACGTAAGCCGATGAGAGGACGTGCCTTTCGGCATTGTCCATGTGGTAAAAATTGTTTACTTGTGTTGACATTTTGGCTGCACCTGTTGGCTAAAGCCATTGGCGAGCTTTACTCTTAAATCAGTGCTAAAAGTATAGCAGCGCCCAAAGCGTAAAATTACTGGCATAATACATCACGAGCTGTGCTCAGCTGACTGTTCCTAAACCGTGGCGCTGCAGAAATTCATCGCTAGCTCATCAGCGGGTTAAAGTGAATGTAACGAAGTGTAACATGCATGCTGTAGCCCTTCGAACAAACAGGCCGACTGTCAGACGAACAATTGGCATGCGGTACGCACCTTCCGAAGAGGTCCTTGAGCTCCTGCTCGGAGACGAACTGTCCCAAGTTGGCCACGAACAGCGTGGAGCAGGGTGGCGTTCCCGCTGCGGCAGCCGAAGACGAGGTGGAGCCGACAGGTGACGCGAGCGCCGGGCTGGTGaccaggtgcgggggcggcatgGTCGCGTGCATCGCAGCTGCACTGCCGGCCAGCGCCGCGTGCGACAGTGGGTGCGGCATCGTCAGCGGAGGCTGCAGAGGAGTTCCCAGCAAAGTGTGCTGCATAAGTTGTCGGTCTCGACGGTCCAGCTCTAGCCACGCATGTAGACAGCAGAGATCCACCGCGGCTTCATGTTGGGCAACGCTGTCCTTGAACGACATGTTGTCGGTAGTTCAGTCGCGCCGAATCAACAACAATAGCTTGACTACACGACGAGTACGTGTCTCATGAGTCCTTTTTGCCTCGTTGCGACATGGTCGGCAACGGCACATTGCGGACAGTGTTGGCCAACTTCTTGCCACATGTGGTCGCCTCCTAAGTGACGCCAGTTACGAGGAGCGAGACCAGCACATTAATCCTATGTTTTAGTAAGATGATCGACAGCCAGTTAAAATTAATGTTAGGTTTAACGTATCGAAACTGCCCAGTGGGTTAGCAGAGGCGTCGTTTTGGAGAACTCCGGGTCAAGTTTGAGCACCTGGTTCTTAGCGGGTACATTCTTTAACGTGGCAGttatttaacgtgcgcccaaatctAACTACACTAGTGTCCTTACATTTGaccgccatcgaaatgtggccgcgtATTAAACCCGCCCCTTCAATCTCAGTAGCAGaacgccatatccactgagcTGTCCCCGTGGGTGTGATATAAAATGACTGTCCTGCATAATTTAATGCACTAGTCCAGAATCTTCTCTTGACTTCTTAGTGGTCAAGCACAAAGTCAAAGCTCGAACCGATATGGCAGGCATTGAACGTAACCAAAAGTAGCAGCTCTGTTAGTGCAACAATGTAGTGATGTGTCATCAAAATCATGTAGTAACTGAATGAAATTGAAGTCATTACAAGGTAGGTGATGAGTGAAGGGATGTCGAAGCACGTACAAGCTAAGAAAATGTTCATCACGAGATCTCTTCTCTCGCATGATACTGTCGCCGTCGCATACGTAAAATAGGCTCTACAGGAAAGCTTCTTGTTGGTAGTAAATTTAAAATATGCCTGCGAAGTCATTCCAGGTTATCATATTTGAGCTTTCAAATCTACGTTCTGAAGTTGTACATGCCAACACcatgatctaattatgaggcaagccatagtgtGCGGCTCCgaaataattctgaccacctgggatttttttaacgtgcacccagtgcacggtacacgagcgtttttttttttcatttatactgGATTGGAACGCAACTGCCGTGGTTGGGATCAAACctgcgacctcaagctcagcagcgcagcgtcATAGCCACTGGCCTACCCCGGCGCCTCACGTTTATCCATAATACTATGAGAGAAAAAATATATTAACCAAAAACACGCGTCACCAGTCCTAGTGATACGTAGTTGTGTACTATGCCagccaaggaaggaaggaaggaaggaaggaaggaaaaagtgcagaaggaaaggcagggaggttaaccagtttagctcaaccggtttgctacgctacacatgggagcggaatGGGGGGATGAaaatggggaggagagagagagagagcagatgGCACAGCACAAAAATGTTAAGTCGCTCTAGGCTCCTCTCACACAATTTCTACTGACTGCCGTTTATATGTAGTCGCTTCGCTAACTGAATTAAATTATAGCCTAGCAGGTGTCGGGGCGAGAGTGAATGAGTCGCTCAGTTGCCAGAGCGACTGCTCCCAAAGGTTGTTGATGCCGAGCTCAATCCCAGGACAAGCAACGTTTTTTTGTTCAATGGTGAACGCCTCCTTTCTCTAGAAAGATGACGAGTTCCTTTTGTAGCGATGAGCTACTTTCGAGCTTTATAGCTAATTTCCCTTCCATGAAACTTCCTTCACCTTGCGGATTCGACTGTCGCTCTTATAGGCCGTCTCGCGCTTTTCGAGGCAATTGTGCACGAAAGGGTCTGTTAGGGGCCGTAGTCTAGACGTACGCGTTCGGGAGCTGCCAAGTGGCACACCCCACGGGGGCCTGTGGAACCAGGCGGCGAGCACTCACGGGCAGCTGCGCATGGAGGGCCGGGTGCATGAGAGCCGCAGTGTGCAGGGTAGTGGTGACGGGCACTTCAGCGTAGGAGAGAGGGTGGTGTGGCCAGCCGTCGTGGGTCCCCGGCAGCAGGGCGGCGCCGATTTCTTCTGTGCACACAGTGCAGACACTCGCAACGCAGAACAAGGGCTCGCGCAGGCACTCATTACCAACACAACGATTGATACCCTCCCAAAAGAGTTATTTGGACAGTCAACATAATGTTTATCTGTGAAGTCTTTAGATTTGTCTGTTTGCAACCTCTCGGACTTAAGGCATTTTACTAAAGAACAAAAATAGGTCAATGAAAACATAGCTGGCAACAATTTTTGTCCATTGGTCCATAACGAGTCTGCATAGTTTTGTAGGCAAAATAACACGCATGTACAAACTCAATACCACAATGTCCTCAATCTGAAGTCACTGGACAATCTAGATATTTGCCAGATACACTTTTGTCTTCGTAGCGTGATTTCGCGGCTCGGAAAAGCAGTGTAAGGGACACCCCAACTTCAGGACAAGAATTGAGGTTCGGCCTTGTTGAAGACATTCTTAAGAATGTTTCAGCACAGTGGCAGACGGGGACAGGCAAGTGGACGCAAATAAGTGCGCACTAACGCTCTTGTGTGTCCACCAGCTTATTCCTGTTCCTCACTTCACTGAAACGCTCCTAAGTAATGAAACTTCAGCCCACATTAAAGCTTCAAAGTAACGAATGTTCGAAGTCATGGTCTAGCAACTACATCTTTGTTATCAGTGGAATATTCCTTCCTGTCTTCACGGAGTGTGTAGAGCCAGAGAGATAAATTAGacgcgaaaggcagggaggttaaacggAAGATAAATATCCAGTTTGTTATCTTGCAttggggaagggggaaggggcatagaaagatgaagaaaaacagagagagaacaCATGGAGTATATTTTGCTATTAGCGTCATATCGCTTCCTTTCTATATATATAATCGTTATACGCTTTTATAACTGGCATCACACGTTGGTTTTCTAGCAATACCCCCACTTTTATTTCCTCATGAAAGGCGAAGGTGTCCACTTTGAGAATTTGGTGCAGTTTCTGTGGTGTCCATTTCTATCAAAACACCCCGGCGCTCCCTTTCAGCATCCAGTTAGGTCAGAAATTTCTACATTTTCATTGGGCTTTGCCTTCCTCAATACATCGTTACAGATTCAAGAGGAGGCTGCTATTTATGTTTTTAGCAAGCAGTGCGTTCTTTGAAGCCGGCGTACTATCATTTAACGTCGTTAACATAACCACTTCAATCCGCCAAGATGTAACTCACGGTAAATGCGTAAAGTTCAAATTTAGAAGAGCCCCATGTTTATAACCTTAAGTGCTTCAGTACTTCTGTGAAAAATATATTGCCTACGCGTTACCTTTTATGTATCATTTCCAACTGAAACAGCATGAGTAATACACCTTGAAAGCGAGCATTTGTGCTCAGCCATGCTTATTAGGCATAGGGAAATTACTGTCACATATTGTCTTCAGATATGACGTGTTTTGAAGTTCGTAACAAACTTTTGCAATTTTTGCAGTAATGCATGGAGTAATATTTAACAAAGCAAACTACCAGTCCGGACATTTGCCTATATATTTTTGCTTCTGTGATAGATTACCCACTGCAGTGTAAGGATATCTCGTAATGTTTCTCTATGGTACATCTGTCAGTTGTTAAAATGCGCTCAATAGGTGTGCTGTCAAAACACGATGTCTTGAAATGGTCTGTAATGGTTCAATGTAAGCGATTGTGCCTGCAGTGTTTGCAGCAATTCCTACTACTTGTCTCATggcaaaatataaagaaatatgaTACTATATCAACGGCTCAAAAGTTGCAGTTGATAAATTTGTCGAATGAGGCAGACATTTTTTCTGTATTCACGACAAAGATTGTTGACCTATCTTTTTGACTACCTGCATAACCATTGACATGTATTTTCTGATTACCATGATCTTCAAGAATACCCTTTTTTGTTTGAACAATAGTGAAAGGTGTCTGCAGTATATtttgtaaatgaataaattcgaTCCTTTATATTATAAAACAATATTTATTCCACTGGACCACCCATTTTTACAGATAAAAAATTTAAAGCATATTTTATAATAACGCAGAATTTTCATGACTGTGCGGCAGTAACGGTTGCTAGTGAACGTACACGTGTCTAATTCTTTACAGTTGTAATCTCGAAGAAAGCGAAGAAAAGTATCACGCAAGAACAGGCAAACCTGACGTGTCACACAAGAGGGTGAAGGTGCTGCTGCATTGTTCTTCATGCAGCCTGCGTGTTCACAGCAAATGGGGCACCAGACACAATAAAGAGAACAGCGCAATGACAAGGCACGCTGCTAGACTCAGTGAACAGATGTGCTGGTGCTGAAGAAATTTAGAGCTTGCTCAATCCTCGAACGTTTCTAAAAGGACCCCAAAGGCCATTAAAATACTTCAGGAATAAATACATCTTACAGCTTCATTCAAAAGGTGTACTGTTATCGTTGTCAGAAAGGACTCAACgccagctcttggaaacctcgaaTGTGGCGTTTCAGGTGGGAAGCTAGAATGAGCTGTTCTTCGGCTTCATAGAGTTGTACTCGGCCTATTTGATGAGCTTTggctagaaaaaaaaaccttCGAGGATTTGCACTGCTGCTCAGCAATTGCCAACCGTGAGCGAACCGTTCCCAAGTTTCCGGTAATGCGTTCCAAACATCAAATGCAAGGTGAGTGAAAAGACGAAGATTTTAAGGAAGTGGAAAAGACGAAATGCCTGCAGAGATTGTTCTGTGCACATGGTGTGCCATTCCTGCATGTGCAAAAACACACTGATGTAAGAAATAGCGGCCACGTGTGGAGCGACTGTgggcaaaagttttttttttttcccgtgacAAACACTATTAGCACGCTGTTGCCAGACAGCCttgagaaagaaagacagagataGACTGTGAATAGCAATTGCCGTGTGCGCTGGCTTTCTGAGCAACACAGAACTACCGCAACTTATTAGTGAACAGTTAATGACTTTTCATGAACGTTATGCTAAGGTCACAGACAAAAAAAGGAGATCGCGGGAAAAGAAGGTGGAGACGGTTAGAAGCAGTATTCACGACCCTTGTGCCTAATGTATAACCTGGAAGTTTAACAGTAAACGTGCTACGACTCGTCAGCGCCTCTGAAAGCCAAGTGGCTGGCACAATCGGCTATAGGCGTACCACACGGACGAAGGCCGTATTATAAATCTGCTTTCAGTGATGCTATAGCGTTcacctggggttttttttttttttttgaaacctaAGGATTATTTCGGTCTTTGCATTGTGCAGAATGCCAGCGCACAGTTCATACCACAGAAGAGACAGGTGTAAGTGCAACAGCCGGGCAGCGGGCAGACGGACAGTCATAAGGTGAGTACCGTGCACCTGTAACTTTCAATTTACCCTCGCTGTACGCGATGACCACCGAGTTCCCCCGAATTTTCGTTTCGTTCATCCATTTGTGTTTTTAAACCCCCGTCGTAAAGACGCATGGAAGGCTACGTTTATTTCCGTCCATATTTCttgtctttgtttctttctgtgcTTTGGTCCACACTTTTTCAAATCATATTACTTTTTCATCTTAACATTTGCAACCACTTCCGTGGAGTATTCATCCCCAGAACATATGAACCAAACGCAGCTTCCCCTCCTGACTTTGCAAGCTACACGAAACCGCGCAGGTCTGTAAATTGTTTCGATTGAAATAGATTGTTCTGTTATAGGGCTGCTAATTTTTCAGGTAGCTTTCGCTTCAGCCAGGCTGAACAAACTTTCTTTTCAGCCTTTTCCCTCACACCGACACAGTTGCAGCGTCCGCAAATGTATATCCCGGTTAACCAAGGCGAACACGTCTTACACGTGAAATTTTTTACCCGTGAACAGAGGGACGTTATAGCAAACCAATTGATCCaaacctaccccccccccccgcccatttTGATAGCGCAGCGGGATCACCACAAAGGAAATGAGAGGACAGCGCATCGCCCTGACTAGCAACTGAATTGCGAGATAAACGAGCCATAAATTTGCCAATATATGTCGCGGGATCACCACATCTCGCCTCCGCCAGAGAGCTGCTACCAGTAAAAAGCTACAAGCTAGACGCGCAAATCAGTGAAGGTGGCACGCGCTTTAAATGAGAACCAAAGCGAAACGGCCAAATGCTTTCGTCTCTGTGCCGTAGATATTCCAGTGATGAACATACAAAAGCTCACCCGATTTACCGTTCTCCTTATGCAACGTTATAATGGTGCCAAGGCTTTGGGACAGCGTGCTACGACGAAAAAAGTGGACAACACTGGCCTTCTTCGGTAAATTCTGCGGCGCACCGTCCGGCTGCCCGCCGCGCGGCCCTCGTTTCTCCAGAGGCGGAGCaggaaggagagaaagagagtcGGTGTGCCGGTGCTTTCGGCTACTTACGTCCCGTGATAGGGTGCAGGAGTGTCGGGTGCGTGGCCGCGGCGGGAGGAGACTGCTGTTTCGGTTTGCTAACCTTTGTGTTGCTCTTGGCGAACTCGAGCCTGATGGTCTGTGGAAGGTCGGGGTCGAACCGCACGCCCTGCTGCGCGCGCCCCCcagggcgagagagaaagacacaCACATTGCGCCGTGGTTAGGGCTCCGCTTCGAAGGCCGAGCTGTCCAGTCTCGGCTGAGAATCAAGCAGGCACAGCTCGCGCCACCGCGATCATGGCGGCCCCTTTTTGTGCATGTGAAGCTTTGTATAGCTCCACTGTGCGCTAGCAGGTAAGGAGCACGTCTTCACGCAGCGCCGAGTTACAACTAGTTGTGCCTGCGCACCTGCGATCTACCGTGCTCCAGGGACTTCATGACGGGCCTTCCATTGGTCGTCATTGCGTTTCATACCAATACTCTAAACCGATATCCATCGTTACAGGACTAATTTCCTTTACCTTTAATTGTGCACTGTTCATCGACAGTGCGAAGGGGATTTTTTTAGTTAACACAGCGGACATTTCATGCCTCTAGGCAGCTTCCATGCCACAAAGAATCAGAAAAAGTCATATATCTCTCCAGAACATCAAGCCCCCTCACAGCTGCATGGTATGAATGCTTCGGTCCCTCATTTCTCTGCCCATTTTTAACAAATCGAAACGCCCAAATTTCACCTACGAAATTATCAAGCTGTAACAACCTTCTCAAATCATCGCGCACTTCAATTCGAAACTATTATGCCACTGACGGACATATGTGAGAGAGGTTCGCTGTCTGGATAAAAATAATCAACGTCTCTCCAGTCGCATACTCTGACACAGTCGTCCTTTTTGCCATTACCAGCCTATTTAAGTCCAGGATCCGCTGACCTTTATTGCTGtgcgccacagagggcgaaaataAAGAATGCTGCAGCTGCCGCGATGCTGGGTCAGCTATCGCGAGAAGACGCGGTgccgtttaaaaaaaataatcaagATGTATCTATTCGCGAGGCTGGCTCAGCCATCACGCGGGCCCGCAAGGCTCTGCAGGCAGCAAGCCTTCAAGCATATCGGGGGCCGACGTCAGTGTACCAGCTTCATTAGAGGCTCGAGTGCGCCTTTCCTCGCGCGAATAATCGCCACTCTCCCTGCCTTCCTCATTGGCCATGCGGCGGCGTCAGCGCCCGAGTCCTTCAGGTGGAAAGCCTAATGAAGACCGCCAACTCGCAACGCGGCCGCCTGAGAGGCAGATAACAAAGTTGCCGCTGCTCTGCACACGTGTCCGCCGTTCATCGCGCCGTCCCGACCACTCCTTCACTCTCGGTGCGGCGAGCCATCCTCGTAGCGAATGAATAGTAGCCGCAAAGCGCTGCCAAATTTCAGCACATAATTCTAGTTGACGCCGGATAGCAGCTACTTTGGCA encodes:
- the LOC142582393 gene encoding uncharacterized protein LOC142582393 isoform X3 gives rise to the protein MSVANTESSMTLSQSMDSVNTVAEEEVSVPCCCSCSAEPCGVHSVRTLFVSGLPMDAKPRELYLLFRAYKGYEGSLLKVTQKNGKTSSPVGFVTFSSRAGAEAAKQELQGVRFDPDLPQTIRLEFAKSNTKVSKPKQQSPPAAATHPTLLHPITGQEIGAALLPGTHDGWPHHPLSYAEVPVTTTLHTAALMHPALHAQLPDSVAQHEAAVDLCCLHAWLELDRRDRQLMQHTLLGTPLQPPLTMPHPLSHAALAGSAAAMHATMPPPHLVTSPALASPVGSTSSSAAAAGTPPCSTLFVANLGQFVSEQELKDLFGSFPGFCRLRMHNKGGAPVAFVEYQDVRLATHAMNALQGCVLFSSDRGGVRIEFAKNKMGEVSRE
- the LOC142582393 gene encoding uncharacterized protein LOC142582393 isoform X5; the encoded protein is MSVANTESSMTLSQSMDSVNTVAEEEVRTLFVSGLPMDAKPRELYLLFRAYKGYEGSLLKVTQKNGKTSSPVGFVTFSSRAGAEAAKQELQQGVRFDPDLPQTIRLEFAKSNTKVSKPKQQSPPAAATHPTLLHPITGQEIGAALLPGTHDGWPHHPLSYAEVPVTTTLHTAALMHPALHAQLPDSVAQHEAAVDLCCLHAWLELDRRDRQLMQHTLLGTPLQPPLTMPHPLSHAALAGSAAAMHATMPPPHLVTSPALASPVGSTSSSAAAAGTPPCSTLFVANLGQFVSEQELKDLFGSFPGFCRLRMHNKGGAPVAFVEYQDVRLATHAMNALQGCVLFSSDRGGVRIEFAKNKMGEVSRE
- the LOC142582393 gene encoding uncharacterized protein LOC142582393 isoform X6, giving the protein MRTWHRLPEPSRNILCDIEVRTLFVSGLPMDAKPRELYLLFRAYKGYEGSLLKVTQKNGKTSSPVGFVTFSSRAGAEAAKQELQQGVRFDPDLPQTIRLEFAKSNTKVSKPKQQSPPAAATHPTLLHPITGQEIGAALLPGTHDGWPHHPLSYAEVPVTTTLHTAALMHPALHAQLPDSVAQHEAAVDLCCLHAWLELDRRDRQLMQHTLLGTPLQPPLTMPHPLSHAALAGSAAAMHATMPPPHLVTSPALASPVGSTSSSAAAAGTPPCSTLFVANLGQFVSEQELKDLFGSFPGFCRLRMHNKGGAPVAFVEYQDVRLATHAMNALQGCVLFSSDRGGVRIEFAKNKMGEVSRE
- the LOC142582393 gene encoding uncharacterized protein LOC142582393 isoform X2; translated protein: MSVANTESSMTLSQSMDSVNTVAEEEVSVPCCCSCSAEPCGVHSVRTLFVSGLPMDAKPRELYLLFRAYKGYEGSLLKVTQKNGKTSSPVGFVTFSSRAGAEAAKQELQQGVRFDPDLPQTIRLEFAKSNTKVSKPKQQSPPAAATHPTLLHPITGQIGAALLPGTHDGWPHHPLSYAEVPVTTTLHTAALMHPALHAQLPDSVAQHEAAVDLCCLHAWLELDRRDRQLMQHTLLGTPLQPPLTMPHPLSHAALAGSAAAMHATMPPPHLVTSPALASPVGSTSSSAAAAGTPPCSTLFVANLGQFVSEQELKDLFGSFPGFCRLRMHNKGGAPVAFVEYQDVRLATHAMNALQGCVLFSSDRGGVRIEFAKNKMGEVSRE
- the LOC142582393 gene encoding uncharacterized protein LOC142582393 isoform X4 — protein: MRTWHRLPEPSRNILCDIEVSVPCCCSCSAEPCGVHSVRTLFVSGLPMDAKPRELYLLFRAYKGYEGSLLKVTQKNGKTSSPVGFVTFSSRAGAEAAKQELQQGVRFDPDLPQTIRLEFAKSNTKVSKPKQQSPPAAATHPTLLHPITGQEIGAALLPGTHDGWPHHPLSYAEVPVTTTLHTAALMHPALHAQLPDSVAQHEAAVDLCCLHAWLELDRRDRQLMQHTLLGTPLQPPLTMPHPLSHAALAGSAAAMHATMPPPHLVTSPALASPVGSTSSSAAAAGTPPCSTLFVANLGQFVSEQELKDLFGSFPGFCRLRMHNKGGAPVAFVEYQDVRLATHAMNALQGCVLFSSDRGGVRIEFAKNKMGEVSRE
- the LOC142582393 gene encoding uncharacterized protein LOC142582393 isoform X10 — its product is MSVANTESSMTLSQSMDSVNTVAEEEVSVPCCCSCSAEPCGVHSVRTLFVSGLPMDAKPRELYLLFRAYKGYEGSLLKVTQKNGKTSSPVGFVTFSSRAGAEAAKQELQQGVRFDPDLPQTIRLEFAKSNTKVSKPKQQSPPAAATHPTLLHPITGQEIGAALLPGTHDGWPHHPLSYAEVPVTTTLHTAALMHPALHAQLPDSVAQHEAAVDLCCLHAWLELDRRDRQLMQHTLLGTPLQPPLTMPHPLSHAALAGSAAAMHATMPPPHLVTSPALASPVGSTSSSAAAAGTPPCSTLFVANLGQFVSEQELKDLFGRYPVNDELQQSRKRFKFP
- the LOC142582393 gene encoding uncharacterized protein LOC142582393 isoform X1, with the protein product MSVANTESSMTLSQSMDSVNTVAEEEVSVPCCCSCSAEPCGVHSVRTLFVSGLPMDAKPRELYLLFRAYKGYEGSLLKVTQKNGKTSSPVGFVTFSSRAGAEAAKQELQQGVRFDPDLPQTIRLEFAKSNTKVSKPKQQSPPAAATHPTLLHPITGQEIGAALLPGTHDGWPHHPLSYAEVPVTTTLHTAALMHPALHAQLPDSVAQHEAAVDLCCLHAWLELDRRDRQLMQHTLLGTPLQPPLTMPHPLSHAALAGSAAAMHATMPPPHLVTSPALASPVGSTSSSAAAAGTPPCSTLFVANLGQFVSEQELKDLFGSFPGFCRLRMHNKGGAPVAFVEYQDVRLATHAMNALQGCVLFSSDRGGVRIEFAKNKMGEVSRE